From a region of the Odocoileus virginianus isolate 20LAN1187 ecotype Illinois chromosome 1, Ovbor_1.2, whole genome shotgun sequence genome:
- the MATCAP2 gene encoding putative tyrosine carboxypeptidase MATCAP2 isoform X3, giving the protein MLESIRVTEKLHWPEQELAKKSVLNAEASLIIDSKRSISHLSPGILKDIFTTGTSSYNVLLQSKEEKKHHSQKQPSSAGSKRCRKPSKSPSSSRSKDLRKMKASVPVMSSSTWYCLERQPAVFVTSSVSSPIKFTHDVSVTGSTIVLPPKPKNERKVKRHIFSTLSKPKSKPVLSRSFEKGDDFSGKKFCILTAIKPTNLEKEKLRFFKSDYTYNPQFEYANPSLPSVLAKHSNASDRFLKQSINIMELTLQKYGSYEKFEQATGGSLLSKTRIWSHVRKYMVKEGCMGEIVVHLTEDLLSRASMTVVNGCPTLTINVSTAREHWLEGMLRHEIGTHYFRGINNLQQPWNSWTGRKKLELKPNNPTEEGLASIHSVLFRKDPFLWRAALLYYTVYRASQMSFCELFRDIGRFVKDPNTRWDYCVRAKRGWTDTSQPGCFSKDQVYLDGILQILRYRETIDFHLLTTLGKVSYEDVDRLKGLAVTENMRIPHFLQDHSRYMEHLEKIMEVNELTDRELKDLIC; this is encoded by the exons AAAAGCTTCACTGGCCTGAGCAAGAGCTTGCTAAGAAGTCCGTTCTAAATGCAGAAGCGTCCTTGATCATTGACAGCAAAAGAAGCATTTCACATTTATCTCCTGGAATACTGAAGGACATTTTCACAACTGGAACCAGTAGTTACAATGTCCTACTACAGagcaaagaggagaaaaagcatCATTCACAAAAACAGCCTTCCTCTGCTGGCTCCAAAAGATGTAGAAAACCCAGCAAATCTCCTAGCTCTTCACGTAGTAAAGATCTTCGCAAGATGAAAGCCTCAGTGCCTGTGATGAGCAGTAGTACTTGGTACTGCCTAGAAAGGCAGCCTGCTGTGTTTGTCACTAGTTCAGTGTCAAGTCCTATAAAGTTTACACATGATGTCTCTGTTACAGGAAGCACCATAGTACTGCCACCTAAacccaaaaatgaaagaaaggtgAAGCGACACATTTTCTCCACACTTTCAAAGCCAAAGTCAAAGCCTGTGCTGTCGAGAAGTTTTGAAAAAGGAGAtgatttttctggaaagaaatttTGTATACTGACTGCTATAAAGCCCACcaacttggagaaagaaaaactgaggttCTTCAAGTCCGACTACACGTACAATCCTCAGTTTGAGTACGCTAATCCCTCTCTGCCAAGCGTATTGGCCAAGCACAGCAATGCATCTGACCGATTTCTTAAGCAG TCCATCAATATTATGGAACTGACTTTACAAAAGTATGGAAGTTATGAAAAATTTGAACAGGCCACCGGTGGTAGCCTGCTATCTAAAACTCGAATCTGGAGTCATGTTAGGAAGTACATGGTGAAAGAAGGCTGCATGGGTGAG ATTGTAGTTCATCTCACTGAGGACCTGCTTTCCCGAGCTTCCATGACAGTAGTAAATGGATGTCCGACGCTGACCATCAATGTTTCCACTGCACGAGAGCACTGGCTGGAAGGAATGCTGAGGCATGAAATAG GCACACATTATTTTCGAGGTATTAACAACCTTCAGCAGCCATGGAACAGTTGGACTGGCCGTAAAAAACTTGAACTAAAGCCAAACAATCCCACAGAGGAAGGATTGGCAAGTATTCACAGTGTCCTGTTTAGAAAAGACCCCTTTTTATGGAGGGCTGCCCTCCTCTACTACACTGTTTATCGCGCCAGCCAGATGTCTTTTTGTGAACTATTCAGAGATATTGGAAGGTTTGTCAAGGACCCCAATACAAGATGGGATTATTGTGTACGAGCAAAGAGGGGATGGACTGATACCTCTCAACCAG GGTGTTTCAGTAAAGACCAAGTGTACTTGGACGGCATCCTGCAGATCCTCCGCTACAGAGAGACCATTGACTTCCATCTCCTGACCACCCTGGGGAAG GTCTCTTACGAAGATGTGGATCGCTTAAAAGGATTGGCAGTTACTGAAAACATGAGGATTCCTCACTTTTTGCAGGACCATAGCCGATATATGGAGCACTTAGAGAAGATCATGGAAGTGAATGAACTGACTGACAGAGAGCTGAAGGATCTTATATGTTAA